The following proteins are co-located in the Lagenorhynchus albirostris chromosome 2, mLagAlb1.1, whole genome shotgun sequence genome:
- the NCDN gene encoding neurochondrin isoform X2, whose amino-acid sequence MSCCDLAAAGQLGKAGIMASDCEPALNQAEGRNPTLERYLGALREAKNDSEQFAALLLVTKAVKAGDIDAKTRRRIFDAVGFTFPNRLLTTKEAPDGCPDHVLRALGVALLACFCSDPELAAHPQVLNKIPILSTFLTARGDPDDAARRSMIDDTYQCLTAVAGTPRGPRHLIAGGTVSALCQAYLGHGYGFDQALALLVGLLAAAETQCWKEGEPDLLAVLRGLSEDFQKAEDASKFELCQLLPLFLPPTTVPSECLRDLQAGLARILGSKLSSWQRNPALKLAARLAHACGSDWIPAGNSGSKFLALLVNLACVEVRLALEETGTEVKEDVVTACYALMELGIQECTRCEQSLLKEPQKVQLVSVMKEAIGSVIHYLQQVGPEKQKEPFVFASVRILGAWLAEETSSLRKEVCQLLPFLVRYAKTLYEEAEEANDLSQQVATLAISPTTPGPTWPGDALRLLLPGWCHLTVEDGPREILIKEGAPSLLCKYFLQQWELTSPGHDTSVLPDSVEISLQTCCHIFLNLVVTAPGLIKRDACFTSLMNTLMASLPALVQQQGRLLLAANVATLGLLMARLLSTSPALQGTPASRGFFAAAILFLSQSHVARATPGSDQAVLALSPDYEGIWADLQELWFLGMQAFTGCVPLLPWLAPAALRSRWPQELLQLLGSVSPNSVKPEMVAAYQGVLVELARANRLCREAMRLQAGEETASHYHMAALEQCLAEP is encoded by the exons GTGACCAAGGCAGTCAAAGCAGGTGACATCGATGCCAAAACTAGGCGGCGGATCTTTGATGCTGTCGGCTTCACCTTCCCCAATCGTCTCCTGACTACCAAGGAGGCACCGGATGGCTGCCCCGACCATGTTCTCCGGGCCTTGGGTGTGGCCCTGCTGGCCTGCTTCTGCAGTGACCCTGAACTAGCTGCCCATCCCCAGGTCCTGAACAAGATCCCCATCCTTAGCACCTTCCTCACAGCCCGGGGGGACCCTGACGATGCTGCCCGCCGTTCCATGATTGATGACACCTACCAGTGCCTGACAGCTGTGGCAGGCACACCTCGTGGGCCCCGACACCTCATTGCCGGTGGCACCGTGTCTGCCCTGTGTCAGGCATACCTGGGGCATGGTTATGGCTTTGACCAGGCCCTGGCACTCCTGGTGGGGCTGTTGGCCGCTGCTGAGACACAGTGCTGGAAAGAGGGGGAGCCTGACCTGCTGGCTGTTTTGCGGGGCCTCAGCGAAGATTTCCAGAAAGCCGAGGATGCCAGCAAGTTTGAGCTCTGCCAGCTGCTGCCCCTCTTTCTGCCCCCAACAACTGTGCCCTCTGAATGCCTCCGGGATCTGCAGGCCGGGCTGGCACGGATCCTGGGCAGCAAGCTGAGCTCCTGGCAGCGCAACCCAGCACTGAAGCTGGCAGCCCGCCTGGCGCACGCCTGCGGCTCCGACTGGATCCCAGCGGGCAACTCCGGGAGCAAATTCCTGGCCCTGCTGGTGAATCTGGCATGCGTGGAGGTGCGGCTGGCACTGGAGGAGACAGGCACAGAGGTGAAAGAGGATGTGGTGACCGCTTGCTATGCCCTCATGGAGTTGGGGATCCAGGAGTGCACCCGCTGTGAGCAGTCACTGCTTAAGGAGCCACAGAAGGTGCAACTTGTGAGCGTCATGAAGGAGGCCATCGGGTCTGTCATCCACTACCTGCAGCAG GTGGGGCCAGAGAAGCAGAAGGAGCCCTTTGTGTTTGCTTCCGTGCGGATCCTGGGTGCCTGGCTGGCCGAAGAGACCTCATCCCTGCGCAAGGAGGTCTGCCAGCTGCTGCCCTTCCTCGTCCGCTATGCCAAGACCCTCTACGAGGAGGCCGAGGAGGCCAATGACCTCTCCCAGCAGGTGGCCACCTTGGCCATCTCCCCCACCACCCCGGGGCCCACCTGGCCAGGGGATGCTCTCCG GCTCCTCCTGCCCGGCTGGTGCCACCTGACAGTCGAAGATGGGCCCCGGGAGATCCTGATCAAGGAGGGGGCCCCCTCACTTCTGTGCAAGTACTTCCTGCAGCAGTGGGAACTCACATCCCCTGGCCATGACACCTCAGTGCTGCCCGACAGCGTGGAGATCAGCCTGCAGACCTGCTGTCACATCTTCCTCAACCTTGTGGTCACTGCACCGGGGCTGATCAA GCGAGATGCCTGCTTCACTTCTCTAATGAACACCCTGATGGCGTCGCTGCCCGCGCTAGTACAGCAGCAGGGGAGGCTGCTTCTGGCTGCCAATGTGGCCACCCTGGGCCTCCTCATGGCCCGGCTCCTTAGCACCTCTCCAG CTCTTCAGGGAACACCAGCGTCCCGAGGTTTCTTCGCAGCTGCCATCCTCTTCCTGTCGCAATCCCACGTAGCACGGGCCACGCCTGGCTCAGACCAGGCAGTGCTGGCCCTGTCCCCCGACTACGAGGGCATCTGGGCGGATCTCCAGGAGCTCTGGTTCCTGGGCATGCAGGCCTTCACAGGCTGCGTGCCCCTGCTGCCCTGGCTGGCCCCCGCCGCCCTGCGCTCCCGCTGGCCACAGGAGCTGCTCCAGCTGCTGGGCAGCGTCAGCCCCAACTCTGTCAAGCCTGAAATGGTAGCCGCCTATCAGGGTGTCCTGGTTGAGTTGGCACGGGCCAACCGGCTGTGCCGGGAGGCCATGAGGCTGCAGGCAGGCGAGGAGACGGCCAGCCACTACCACATGGCCGCCCTGGAGCAATGCCTGGCAGAGCCCTGA